GGgtatggattttttaaatatgttgttTTGCGTAATTTTACAGAGTGAAGGCATATGTTAAATTAGAAGTACCGGTAtgtcataaaatgataattaaatgagaaaaacTGAATAAGACCTTCTAGGGAGTCTATACTTGGGGGTTAGGGGCTGGGGTCATGTACGTCCCATGCACCTGGAAGGGGGGATGCTGGATTGTTGACTGATGTTTGTGGTTTTTTTGGTTACTAAACAGCACATAAGCATAACCTATTTGAAATTCCGTTTTCCActaattacaatatatttttttttaaaatggtcaTAAATTTTTGACGATCTCTCATTCTTCAATGCTCAAGTTGGCTCCATGaactcaattattttttatgcagaGATAAAACTTAATTActctttttaatattaattaaatgattgtGCTAATTGGACTgaattatcaatgaaaattaCGGTCCTTTTGTTTAGCGTGTTTTTTGTTCTCTtaccagccccccccccccttcaactTTTTCTCAGTATGATATGCGCCCTCGACAATTGCATAAGGAGAAATTCAAAAGGTAGGTTTTAATGTTCCATATATGTATTTCATTAAAACCACACTTTTTTGatgtttaaacatgttaaaatgtgTCTTAATTGTTTGTTCCACTCAAGTTACACTGGCGTCGGAACGcggcaaattgaaagtggggggctagactaatcctcagaaatattgaggaaaaacctaattcccaaaatcatgaaaatcctaatccggggggggggggggggaatatacctataatttcaatttaagataaatttacCTACccaaccccccaaccccccaaaaaaatcatccgtgggggggggggggggggggctagtatccCTATTActtccaacttctcaatctttcaaggtaaatttaggggGGCTAAatcctctatgatgctatgtgcctaatggtaaGGTCTGACTTTACaagaaaagtggggggggggggctaagcccccccggttccgacgcctatgagtTATATAAGATCTAGAGACACACATGCAGCTATATACCTATAGCCGGATTAGAATCACTGAGTCAATGTGCATGCATATAATAGTTTTTTCCTGGCCccatattaaatattatatacaactgtaaattttaaatcaattttaattgaaatcttTTGAACACGGCCAAGgaaaaattctttcatttttcaaaatcaataattttaactttaagtCTCTGTTTATTGTGAAAAggcaattttcttttaaacactTTGACTTGCAAGAGTCACATATTTAAATTAACTGATGTAAATAAAACTCAAAGCATATGTGTTTTGATGATGGGTAAATAAAATCCAGAAACATTGATATTTTTcgtacatagtaaaattatgattttgaaataatgcGCTCAACTCATTGTCGCACGCATGCTTCCGGAAAATTTATTAGTTGTCTGCTCCTGCGCACATATGTTCATCCGGGACATTGCAATGGAACATTGGTAATGGCGGTCAAGGTGGCAACTTAGCATGAGGAGATTTGCACACCAAGAACAAGTTTGAAACGAAAGAAACGTAATACTTTTATGTTTTTGAGATAATATTTGACCGCAATGATGCAGAATGAAACCTCAGATGAGAATGtttcaacaaataaaaatataagaacTGTTGAAATTGAGCAAGGTAGTCAGACAGCACCGTATCCATCGCTAGAGAAAAATGAAACCATACAATCCGCTCAGTCGACATTTGGAGCAGACATAAGTGATGACGACGAGGTGTCTGACGTAAGTTTAGTCTAATTGACTGTATATTACTCGATTAGTTGTAGTTCCTATGCATAAAAGTGTAAATTAGTGTTTTGTCAGGAACCTGCGTATCTGAATTGGACAAAAGCATGTGACCATTTTACCACTAAGAAAGTGCACTAATTGCATGGAGGTTCTTTGCAACATTTTAAACGTATTTTATTATATTGGGAATGGTAGacttataaatatttgatcaaaattgttttaagtATGTTAGATAATGTATGCAAATTAATTTACACACGATATTGATTTCTGTTTAGAACTAGCATTgcacaaatatttttatgaaaaaataaaacccaaacaaaaaaacatatagCAGTATGTTTTTCAAATAgcataatatatacaatgtcaATGCAATATTGAACTCCATGAAGACAGCTCTACAAAGCATAACTATACAGTGGTCAATACTCGTACATACTGATACACACTTTGACTTTTATgtcaacaaaaaaatataaaagctaTGTGAATATGACAATAGTGATCACATTCAGGTTATATTGTATCAGATGTTCATGTGAGAAATATGTTGTTACTTTCTTGTTCTACAACTCCCTTGCCTGAACTGGAGCCATTTTCTGATTAGCTTTGcgaattttatcaatattcatagAATGTTGAAATCAGAAAGTTTTTTTCTATTGTATGAAATTTATGCTGTATACAGCCCTGGATGAAGTTGGAAAAGTTTAGTTGTGTTCAatgtattcatatatattaCCTAATGACTGGACAGTTGAACTTAAGTAGACCCTGACTTTATCAAACTGAAGTGTGATACATACTCAATGATCCCAAAGTCCAACCTcttattaaaatggttctagaatcccttcaaaattttaagttcaaatgttttttttaactgtatACTTGATGTGTTAATGTTCATTTCTGATGTTTGTATACTCAAAGTACTGCCCCactaattaaatgaaaatgtcgTGCTGttgaattcaatttatttttataagttGATTATAACTTGAATCTTTGTTAAaagatttgaaattgattttttacctTTCAGGTTGGTTCATTTATCATGGATCATGACATTGATGAAGAAGACCAGGACATTGAACCAAAGTTTCTCTTACCCACAGAAGGAATGGAGGCTTCAAACATCCCCTCAATAGATCCCGAAACACACGCCAGACTAGAAGCATTACTTGAGGCAGCAGGTAAGGATTACTGCAGATTGTCATTAATATGTAATGGAACTCTGACTTGCTTACTGATCTCACTGTAAATAATCATACTGCAGAAAAAAgagaattgaaattgaaaatacagtGAATAGCTGAATCTCCATATTGTGACTTGGATTTGTtgttgatttaatgaaaatctttaATAAGTCAAACAATAGaaagaaatattcatttaataaatagGCTGTTAATCATGTTACCACAAAATCATTACCTCAGTCACAAgtagggatgggacgatccaccgatgcaccggtgcatcgcggtatttattttgacgatatttggatcaatacatttaccattaatacaacgataccttaccgaactttttttatttttcaaaaatatccgagctttatatatcggctatttttagtccgcgcgcctaatatgaaagtacaaagatggcggaaaacctcgtaaagttgtcaaaactgttaggaagctaaatctggagtgtggacaacttttggattacttgttATTGAAAAACTAGTGTACAcgagactaaagtaatttgtaaattgtgcaatgctcattatgaatatatcaaaataactttggccatgcggtaatacatcggcagattgaataaattttaaacttttattcatgtttttatttaattgcaatgtatcgtgatatgtatcgtatcgcatctcatgtatcgtgatatgtaccgaatcggctaagTACAGTATCGTCCAAGCCCTAGTCACAAGCTCCCCAAATGTTGTTTCAGCCACAAATTTAACAGCACCTAAAAGGccattattttatgatattattaaCTTATACAAGTGCACTGAGATTAAAAGctccattaatttttttttaaaacatcaggTTTTGGATTGTGTATTGCTGTATACTGAATATGACatgaaaaattgtttgttttttgagtGTTAGATTAATGAATATGAGATTTTGGTTGAAAGTGAGTTAAAATCAAAGGTAACCGACCAAAAAATAATTACAGTGCAGGAGtatattttagtataaattGTGTCACTAAATTAAGCGTCAAAAAagttgagatttaaaaaaaaaaatcctattgttaagcaaaaaagcattttttataagatatatatatgtatgaataTATGTATGAATTTATATGACACagatcaatatttattttatgaatgctGGCATCAGCTTGCTattatctatatatctatcatTTGGTTAAGTTGTGTATGCCCATGTCATAAAATTGTGATCATTTTCTtccttaaagctgcttggtccaacTTTCGGtttttacagtatcaaaatattttcaatacaaaacaattatcttaaaaatttatgGACTTTTTCCTATTTACACCAACAGAATCgatctcctttcaaagttagaaatattcaaagtaaatagaaataatttctttttgggcaaatgaaaaaacaaaccaaaatgcatcatgggaatgtttagaaaagggatACACGATGAATAGGAAAGAAAATGACATCACAATTTTTCCTTTTCTCCAGTTGGCTTAAGTGCaaacttaaaacaaaaagttatgGTTCATTTAACAGTTGTGAACAAAATAGTTCCACCATATAAATGTTTGAGACATATTCAACAGGGAtagatgtatttttaattatttgcacTGAATACATTTTATGAGGATACAGGTATATAATCATGTCTAATAAATATCAAGAAATTTAAGTTTATTGAAGGTTTTCTCAAACAAAGAATACTATCCcagtattaatatttcatatcattaaaCACAAGATTAATTTGAAGATTTTCAAACCTTATTTGTAAGTTCATAGACAGGATTGTGATTAATCATGCATCATTGTGTTCTCTTGTGTTAATGGTTGTTATAAAGAACACAGGTTTGTCTTCAGGTATTGGTAAGCTGTCAACGGCCGATGGTAAAGCCCTGACCGACCCTGAGGTCctcaggaagttgacatcctcCGTCAGTTGTGCTCTGGATGAAGCCGCCCAAGCCTTACACAGAATGCGAGCCGAGCAGCAGGGCCAGCTCACAGGAGCAGAGGGGTACATATTTGCTACAACTTGTAGTTTGTTAGAccaatttatatttatcatagtTTACAACTCTATTTGATAGTATTAATGAAGCACAAGCTTCATTCCTAGGGTTAAATGTTATTGATAATTGTTTAAAGTTCCAGGTCCCTGGCTGAGGCTTGCAGTGATGGGGATGTACCAACTGTTCGGAAACTCTTACATGAGGGAGGAAGTGTTCATGAAACCACAGAGGAGGGAGAAAGCCTACTGTCTCTGGCCTGCTCAGCTGGTTACTATGAGCTTGCTCAAGTACGTTATTTGTTTGAAagcctcaaattttaaattgtttattttagtaccaacatcaattttacaaattgaaaGAAGAATCAggattagtaaaaaaaaaaatttcatttgtactTTTGATAGGTCTTGTTGGCAATGAAGGCTAATGTTGAAGATCGTGGAATTAAAGGTGACTGCACCCCACTAATGGAAGCTGCAAGTGGAGGATACGTGGACATTGTTAAACTTCTAATTGCACATGAAGCAGATGTCAATGCACAGTCCTCTGCAGGTAATCctcaatttataatatattgcAGATTCATTCAgtgtaaaatcattaaaagttttcatgatttttttcttcaattttaactaaattttaaaacatttatatccAGGTAATACCCCCCTGCACTATGCAGCATGTGGTGGGTTTGAAGATGTGGTGCAAGAGTTGTTAGAAGCCGGAGCCAACGTTGAACAGCATAATGAGAATGGACACACACCCCTGATGGAGTCGGCCAGTGCTGGACATGTGGGCGTGGCCCGGATTCTGCTGAGAGCTGGGGCAGGAATCAACACCCACTCCAATGAGTTCAAGGAGAGTGCTCTCACCTTGGCATGTTACAAAGgtttgtttcatattatatcCACTGATTACTTTTGTCACTACACAATGATCTTCAATCTTGCAAGTTTTAGCTGTTAATTCTAGTAAAAGTATCTTAAGTAAAATTactggaaaaaatatttaactgtTGAGATGGCCCAAAGCTCTATCTGGTTCAGAAATTTGTACTTTTCATCTTAATTATAGGGCATTTAGAAATGGTTAAGTTTCTGCTGGAAGCGGGTGCTGACCAAGAGCATAAGACAGATGAAATGCACACTGCATTGATGGAGGCCTCCATGGATGGCCATGTAGAGGTGGCGCGGCTATTGTTGGACAGTGGTGCCCAGGTGAGGGATGGTTGTTGGTCAAAGAGTTGAAGACATGATGAGCTAGCTCTTTGGAACTTGTCATTGTAAGAGCTTTATTCTTTGTTAAAGGTTAACATGCCAGCTGACAGCTTTGAGTCCCCCTTGACCTTGGCAGCCTGTGGAGGTCATGTAGACTTGGCTGCCCTATTGATTGAGAGAGGGGCCAACCTGGAGGAGGTGAATGATGAGGGCTACACTCCGCTGATGGAGGCAGCCAGAGAGGGGCATGAAGAAATGGTCGGGCTTCTCCTAGCCAATGGTGAGGAAAACTTCATCTGTTATCTCTGTTATGggatcatttaaaattttaaatttatagaaATTAGATGATCATTTTAATCTTCAATAATTACTGAATACAGAtggaaaaaatgacaaaaatgtgCTTGTGAAAATTGCATTGCTGTATATGCATATAGATTAAAAAGGTAAAACTTTTATCAAATACAGGAGCATACATAAATGCCCAGACCGAGGAGACACAGGAGACAGGCCTGACCCTAGCCTGTTGTGGTGGGTTCCTGGAAGTGGCTGACTTCTTGATTAAAGCTGGTGCTAACATAGAGCTTGGCTGTAGCACCCCTCTAATGGAGGCTGCCCAGGAGGGACATCTGGACCTTGTGCGCTACCTTCTGAAAGCAGGTCAGTCTTCTCTACAGTTACAGTCTgcaaaatgatttgaaaacaaaaaaatttaaaacaaaatgtataagagctatattttgtgatttataGGAGCGAATGTTCATGCTACCACTGGAACTGGTGATACTGCCCTGACATATGCTTGTGAAAATGGTCACACAGATGTTGCGGAGGCATTGTTAGAGCATGGGGCAGAATTGGTAATTATCTTTcataaagaaattaaacaattttttttccacttgATAAGCATGCATTCATCAAACCtgataatgtaaatattgtttgcAGGAGCATGAATCAGAAGGTGGCCGAACTCCTCTGATGAAAGCTGCCAGGGCTGGATATCTCTGTACTGTGCAATTTCTGATCAGCAAAGGTAATGTTTTGATGGAGATTCAAgaataaataatcaaattgaatgatttaagatgtataattttattaactGCTTGTATGAATATGTATATTGTGTAGGAGCTGACGTGAATCGTGCAACCTCCACGAATGACCACACAGTCCTATCTCTGGCCTGTGCGGGGGGACACCTAGCAGTGGTGGAACTTCTCCTGGCTCATGGAGCTGATCCAGCCCATAAACTGAAGGTAAGAAACTTGTGAATCATACAAGCGTAAAGTCACtttgtattattttacatttcttttgactgacaatcaattattttaaaaggatGGCTCCACAATGATCATTGAAGCTGCCAAAGGTGGACACACGCAGGTTGTCAAACTCCTGTTGGAATATCCTAATCGAGTGCTTATGAATTCTCCTGAGTCAGCTCTAGTGCCATCTGAGACAAATATTCCAGAGGTATTCCTTTCTGcacacagatacatgtacatttctcaATCTTTGAGTTTTCATCACTGAACATGTATGTTGATGGTTTGTTTCCTGTTGTAGTCTCGGGTTCCTGTTCAGGGCTTGGGAAACATTGTCCCACCTAGTGATCCAAATTCCCCATCTCAGAATAATATTGCCTCACTTCAAACAGGTGTGTATTAGCATAGTTTATATTTAATTCTATTCTTAATACTTAGGGACAAGGCTTACataggcattgcctgctgcttgatccatttatgtaaatatatatttgcataataaaatatgtttgaatCAAATCAGAATTTATACTTGCACATAACTCAAAGTtgggttgggtttttttgttagCAAGATCCAAGTTAGAACTATTAAAACGTtgaaatatttacttaataatCCACatctaaatttcaaaaaattaaatagactAAAGTGTGTTACTGGGACATTTATTTGTAAGTCACTTAATTGTGAAgttctttttctctattttcaGTAGcacaaaatgtgataaaatcaGCTAGTGAGAAGGATTCAAACTTTCCCCCAAGAAATCCAGACCAAGTGTGGAAAAACCTGCCAAAGCCAGGGGGAAAGAGAAACCACAACAACAGTGGTGGAGACAGTGCAAGTAAACCAAGCAAAACCTCCAACATACCTCCACCCCCTCCACCCCCAGCCACCACCCCTCAGTATGGGGACGGTGCCCCAACACCTCCACAGTATGGAGACATGGGTAGTCTGTCTGATGAGGCACTAGATGTAAAGGCCAGTGAAAGGCTTGAGGCCATTATCAATAATGTGATGGCCAAAGAGCTTGACAGTAGCTCAGCGACCAGGGAGGAACAGATCCTGAGGAAGCAGCAAATACTTCATGAGCTGCAGAAGGTTGAAAAAGAACTACAGGAGAAAGCGCAAGCACAGTTGTTCCTGAGTGCTCAGCACCAGCTAGAGCAACAACAGCAGCAGCAACATCTGCAACATGTCCTGCAACAGGGAGCCAAAGTTTTGCAGCGAACCCTGGAGGTACAAGTAAAGATCAAGCAAGAGGAGAACAACGGAGAGGGGTCATCAGCCGAGGAAAAGGTAGAGGGGGAATCGCCAGCTAGTCCCCAGCCCTCCAACGACCTCGATAAGCAAGTCACTAGTTTGTTACCAGCAGATGTTGCAGCCAGCGGCCAGATCGTGTTCCCCAATATCCCATACGACTCGAATCTTTTACCAGCATCATCTAGTCAGCCTATGAGCATGCCTTCACCAGCTTCATCTGAAGCCAGCACACCCAAGGAAGGTAAAGACTGGCCGCGCAACAATGGTAACACCCCCAAACGTGGAGTCAGTGGAAAGGGAGGAAACCGAACCAAGACCCCCAGCTCCAGTGCTCCTACAACCCCTACTGGGATATCAGTACCTACAACAGTGACAGCAGCGGATCAAAACAAAGGTCATTATCTATTGCTTTTTACATGCATGTAGGATGTAGTCACTTGTAGTACcaaatatctaaatataaaattaagtgatacttttcatttttttatgctttaaaAACTTGATCAGTAgcataaatttatttgcaaaatcaaATTTCCTTTTATCTGTATTTATAGTAACCCAATCCAGTCAACAACTAGCCCAAGCTTCAGCAGGCATTCAATCTCCTGCCAACAACAACTCAGCAGTGGCTCTGGCAACATACCGACAACAAATCCAGAACATTGTTCTCCGCCATCAACAACAGCAACAGCTGCAGCTTCAACAGCAAAACCCTCAACAACAGCAGAATCAGTCACAACAGACCATCCAGTTCCCTCAGCTTCCCCAGTTACAACTGACCCCAGAACAACAAGAGCACCTACTTACCATGTTATCACAACAGACCTTCCAGCCCCAGATAACCAATCCTGCTATTCCTAATCAACAACTCCCCCAACAACTCCCCCAACAGGTCCCCCAACAGCAGTTCTCTCAGCAACCCATGGTCCAGCAGCCATTGCAGCTGATTCAGCCACCTCCACAACCCCCCATGACTCAGCAGCAGCAACAGCAACTTCTGCAGCAGCAGCAACAAGCCCAGATACTGACACAACAATTGCAACAGCAAATCAAGCCCCCTCAACCAGCACCTCCTCAAACTACAAACGGCCAAAAGAATGCACGTAACAAGCGACATCTGTACAACAATCAACAGCAGGCGGCAGGCAACGGAAACGTGCAGAATGTTGAGACCATAACGCCCCCGTCCTCCACCCCGCTAACTCCCAACCCTTCTCCAGCCTCGCCTCAGAGTATCTCCCCACTCTGTACCCCAGATCTGGATGCTCAGACGGAGAGTAATCATGACACAGCTTTGACCTTAGCTTGCCATGGTGGACACTCGGAGCTTGTCAATCTCCTGTTGTCAAAAGGTGCAGACATTGAGCACAGGGACAAAAAAGGTAATGTATTTCTGTATACACCTTGCTGTCTTCTTCACTCTAGTAATacttgaaaaaattgaaatgaatatacatgtaaattttaaagatttaagcATGTCATTAACaaggaatgtttttttttacaggttttACACCATTGATTCTGGCTGCCACAGCAGGTCATGTTGATGTGGTGGAAATCTTGTTAGAGTCTGGTGCAGATATGGAGGCCCAGTCAGAGAGAACGAAAGACACGCCCCTCTCCCTGGCTTGTTCTGGAGGAAGATATGAGGTGAATTTTATATGACATTATATCATGatctactgtaaattcctaattagacatgaggaattaatatccgcgtaaaattgtGAGAAGCCTGTGACACAAATTCTAAAATCTTACTTTTAATTTTCAacacatgtaaactacatgaaactgtGATGAAATTTCAGCATTcgcaattttatgttctcgcgatttgatggaaaatttGTCGaatcgtggaattaagtactcgtgtaaaataaggaatctacagtatttaatATTGTGATGTTActgttttgttttcaatcaaaatacaacaatggtttgaaaatgattaagaaaaatatgactTGTACATAGGTGGTTGAGTTGTTGCTATCCAAGGGTGCCAACAAAGAGCACAGAAATGTGTCGGACTACACTCCTCTCAGTCTAGCCGCCTCAGGGGGATATGTCAACATCATCAAACTCCTTCTGTCCCATGGAGCAGAAATCAATTCCAGGTATAAATGCTAGTTTTCTATCCTGTATAACAAACTGAACACTTCTGTGTAAGCTCTGTACTCTTAAATTACAAAGATGTTCTTACATGgagttttcttttattaattttgaaggACGGGGAGTAAACTTGGCATTTCTCCTTTGATGTTGGCTGCAATGAATGGGCATACTGCAGCAGTGAAGCTACTGCTGGATATGGGAAGTGACATCAATGCGCAGGTAAATGCTCAGAGTCAACTTTCGTCATCACATGAATTCTGCTGCATTTGATAATAACgtgataatcattcattttttgatattgaaaattatttgaatagATTGAGACCAACCGAAACACAGCTTTGACACTTGCCTGTTTCCAAGGTAGACATGAGGTTGTCAGTTTACTTGTGGACAGAAAGGCAAACATTGAACATAGGGCAAAGGTAAGCATTATTAACTGTAAGGTGTGatgaacacgaaatgtcacatCTTTCTTTGTTGCAGTAAGTCTTTGTTC
This portion of the Magallana gigas chromosome 7, xbMagGiga1.1, whole genome shotgun sequence genome encodes:
- the LOC105323237 gene encoding ankyrin repeat domain-containing protein 17 isoform X6, which produces MMQNETSDENVSTNKNIRTVEIEQGSQTAPYPSLEKNETIQSAQSTFGADISDDDEVSDVGSFIMDHDIDEEDQDIEPKFLLPTEGMEASNIPSIDPETHARLEALLEAAGLSSGIGKLSTADGKALTDPEVLRKLTSSVSCALDEAAQALHRMRAEQQGQLTGAEGSRSLAEACSDGDVPTVRKLLHEGGSVHETTEEGESLLSLACSAGYYELAQVLLAMKANVEDRGIKGDCTPLMEAASGGYVDIVKLLIAHEADVNAQSSAGNTPLHYAACGGFEDVVQELLEAGANVEQHNENGHTPLMESASAGHVGVARILLRAGAGINTHSNEFKESALTLACYKGHLEMVKFLLEAGADQEHKTDEMHTALMEASMDGHVEVARLLLDSGAQVNMPADSFESPLTLAACGGHVDLAALLIERGANLEEVNDEGYTPLMEAAREGHEEMVGLLLANGAYINAQTEETQETGLTLACCGGFLEVADFLIKAGANIELGCSTPLMEAAQEGHLDLVRYLLKAGANVHATTGTGDTALTYACENGHTDVAEALLEHGAELEHESEGGRTPLMKAARAGYLCTVQFLISKGADVNRATSTNDHTVLSLACAGGHLAVVELLLAHGADPAHKLKDGSTMIIEAAKGGHTQVVKLLLEYPNRVLMNSPESALVPSETNIPESRVPVQGLGNIVPPSDPNSPSQNNIASLQTVAQNVIKSASEKDSNFPPRNPDQVWKNLPKPGGKRNHNNSGGDSASKPSKTSNIPPPPPPPATTPQYGDGAPTPPQYGDMGSLSDEALDVKASERLEAIINNVMAKELDSSSATREEQILRKQQILHELQKVEKELQEKAQAQLFLSAQHQLEQQQQQQHLQHVLQQGAKVLQRTLEVQVKIKQEENNGEGSSAEEKVEGESPASPQPSNDLDKQVTSLLPADVAASGQIVFPNIPYDSNLLPASSSQPMSMPSPASSEASTPKEGKDWPRNNGNTPKRGVSGKGGNRTKTPSSSAPTTPTGISVPTTVTAADQNKVTQSSQQLAQASAGIQSPANNNSAVALATYRQQIQNIVLRHQQQQQLQLQQQNPQQQQNQSQQTIQFPQLPQLQLTPEQQEHLLTMLSQQTFQPQITNPAIPNQQLPQQLPQQVPQQQFSQQPMVQQPLQLIQPPPQPPMTQQQQQQLLQQQQQAQILTQQLQQQIKPPQPAPPQTTNGQKNARNKRHLYNNQQQAAGNGNVQNVETITPPSSTPLTPNPSPASPQSISPLCTPDLDAQTESNHDTALTLACHGGHSELVNLLLSKGADIEHRDKKGFTPLILAATAGHVDVVEILLESGADMEAQSERTKDTPLSLACSGGRYEVVELLLSKGANKEHRNVSDYTPLSLAASGGYVNIIKLLLSHGAEINSRTGSKLGISPLMLAAMNGHTAAVKLLLDMGSDINAQIETNRNTALTLACFQGRHEVVSLLVDRKANIEHRAKTGLTPLMEAASGGYVEVGRVLLDKGADVNAPPVPSSRDTALTIAADKGHYRFVELLLSRHAAVDVKNKKGNSPLWLACNGGHLDVVQLLVSAGADIDSQDNRKVSCLMASFRKGHVKVSKWMVKHVNQFPSDQELSRYIATVSDKELQKKCQQCMEIIVSAKDRQAAEAFKNANILLEELDKERQHEENRKAAAAKKRERKKKKKKEKQQEKDVKDVDEEDDTNSNSKNSTPEPENCMSDIYQPDKEEKIDLDERIPMQPPTATVVSTIGTLLPSASEPTYSKSGRNKNNNRIAETSTISSAESRKNKRNRKEKERVSDVENVPVSVATSMSLNATTTSNHLAGQNDNVGRRKKGDNSASLAFGSGIGDLDDFGTLPENLKISDREVEKLRKTVEKTKPDKSDHVLHVNKQNGENVSPSVHGLHVKTTPVIASPKKGQKKEDGWKEVVRRPVSCKSKKVQVPSSAISRVIGRGGCNINLIREVSGAHIEVEKQRGSGERVITIKGTVDGTKQAHTLISALIADPDKDLQELIPKSKNKTSTKDQSMFFNPETVMPPASTHGQTSTSTTKTTSSTRNMGPRGQNQSSSARPQTTVSSSVPSSSMVWGGPPSQPPITSPRRSQPKQATVIQPGQGNPDKNVTRQLFPNETKNRGGFGVPPSTSSNTTVSYTLASSTSKVTTSGSPVFTIKPDNSKQPLPSKPGQIRPPVPGNVKVLQRPGSHKQDPQPLPIISGQQNGPSAPPMMGPNGPFMPPNSPGGSFSPFNNLFSNVADQLLKKDDASERMNFASVAAAGVIGSLTNSSAASDLMATKVDPHLQAKAPGFRPVRNPSPHEMEMRFKGIQLPPQMMNELDSRMFRTGLPNQSPSMSPRSSTSTPNTNMSPRNQTNTSLDPGHLSSAVGQKEEYTTPSQPMTLPKIESTLNPNAPDFTSRQAGGGPPNHPGGNVPPNNLAMGYLLYQQALAQQLQNLDGSSPGPIGPPPPAASPLTVSPKLSDQIKSEDRRPVGPIGGERPMGPIGGERAQRRAPGPIPAQPISAANDFGPAFWNIATELSMQWGPVSSASSIHDSSSSVITSSEGGVPSLKNQTDFLEGRDLSDQQMDKVLHGTSVGMEYYGKGIGPGGGGQFSMAQQNFIPGPVGDGMPNNMWNPQMKGQVSEASDKVMWNSWSSQTSM